In one window of Catalinimonas alkaloidigena DNA:
- a CDS encoding TolC family protein, producing the protein MRYLKSLVGNCGVRIVLWLVLTLPAARAQDSTIQFTLQDLYGLMRETHPVVRQAELYQDIADAEVRQARGNFDPKAIASYQRKEFGEKTYYNNWNSYLKVPVWPGGIELQAGYERAIGSYVNDETQTPAAGLAYAGVVVPLGQGMFLDQRRATLRQAQIYQTMAAAERQKLLNKIFWSATKDYYDWFLAVRQVELLQESIGLAQALYEATRERARFGDLAPIDTVEAKINLQSRQLQWQQAQLAVQNARNLLSTYLWDEGGQPVVLDGALRPDAFRRESYTAVLLDSLLDVAQRQHPELLKLSGKVDQLQIDQRWSREQLKPKLDLKLNLLSATPHVGDDLSYAFFSNNYRVGVDFSFPLFLRKERGKLQAVTAKVKQAGWERQYLARSIDNALRNAWNEVLTYENLLVQQTDMVNNYRQLRDGELEKFENGESSLFLINSRETKLLEAETKLAELQIKYGKAYAQLFAEAGILGNEPLADR; encoded by the coding sequence ATGAGGTACCTGAAATCACTTGTCGGCAATTGTGGGGTGCGGATTGTGCTCTGGCTCGTGCTGACCTTGCCCGCCGCCCGGGCGCAGGACAGCACGATTCAGTTCACCCTGCAGGATTTGTACGGGCTGATGCGCGAGACGCACCCGGTCGTACGTCAGGCGGAGCTTTATCAGGACATTGCCGACGCGGAAGTGCGTCAGGCGCGGGGCAACTTCGATCCCAAGGCCATTGCTTCGTATCAGCGGAAAGAATTCGGCGAGAAGACCTACTACAACAACTGGAACAGCTACCTGAAGGTACCCGTATGGCCGGGCGGCATCGAGTTGCAGGCCGGCTACGAGCGGGCCATCGGCAGTTACGTAAACGACGAGACGCAAACTCCGGCGGCAGGGTTGGCGTACGCGGGCGTGGTGGTGCCACTCGGGCAGGGCATGTTTCTGGACCAGCGCCGGGCCACCTTGCGCCAGGCCCAGATTTACCAGACCATGGCGGCGGCCGAGCGGCAAAAGCTGCTGAACAAGATTTTCTGGTCTGCCACCAAAGATTATTACGACTGGTTTCTGGCCGTGCGGCAGGTTGAACTGTTGCAGGAAAGCATCGGGCTGGCGCAGGCGCTCTACGAGGCCACGCGCGAGCGTGCGCGGTTCGGCGACCTGGCACCGATCGACACGGTAGAAGCGAAAATCAACCTGCAGAGTCGCCAGCTGCAGTGGCAACAGGCTCAACTGGCTGTGCAGAATGCACGGAATCTGCTCTCGACGTACTTGTGGGACGAGGGGGGGCAACCCGTGGTGCTGGACGGAGCGCTCCGGCCCGATGCGTTTCGCCGCGAGTCCTACACCGCCGTTCTGCTCGACAGCCTGCTCGATGTTGCTCAGCGCCAGCATCCCGAACTGCTTAAACTCAGCGGGAAGGTAGATCAGCTGCAAATCGACCAGCGTTGGTCGCGCGAGCAACTCAAACCCAAACTGGACCTGAAACTCAATTTGTTGAGCGCAACCCCCCACGTGGGCGATGACCTGAGCTATGCCTTCTTTTCGAACAACTACCGCGTAGGGGTCGACTTTTCATTTCCGCTTTTTCTACGGAAAGAACGCGGGAAACTCCAGGCCGTCACGGCCAAGGTAAAACAGGCGGGCTGGGAGCGGCAGTACCTGGCGCGCTCCATCGACAATGCCCTGCGCAATGCCTGGAACGAAGTGCTGACGTACGAAAACCTGCTGGTGCAGCAGACCGACATGGTCAACAACTACCGGCAGTTGCGCGACGGTGAATTGGAGAAGTTCGAGAACGGCGAAAGTTCGCTGTTCCTGATCAACTCGCGGGAAACCAAACTGCTGGAGGCCGAAACCAAGCTGGCCGAATTGCAGATCAAGTACGGAAAAGCCTACGCACAATTGTTTGCGGAAGCGGGCATTTTGGGGAACGAGCCGCTGGCCGATCGCTAG
- a CDS encoding NUDIX domain-containing protein: protein MSYTYKYPRPAVTVDCLIFTYLPDEASLRVLLIQRKNPPFQDMWAFPGGFIEMDEPPLAAAHRELQEETGLTLPYLRQFHTFGKVDRDPRGRTISITYYGFVRPHDVTHLAAADDAAHLDWFDVRQLPELAFDHRDVFEEAWRQLQQRLRFFPVDRYLLPDTFTRAQLQTLYGIFLGEPPAAEAFVAWMAQTGLYPPTGQDETYHLHPETYVRTIEWGLDHPLPFRPL, encoded by the coding sequence ATGAGCTATACGTACAAATACCCCCGCCCGGCCGTTACGGTCGATTGCCTGATCTTTACGTACCTACCAGACGAAGCCTCGCTGCGGGTGCTGCTGATTCAACGAAAAAACCCGCCTTTTCAGGACATGTGGGCGTTTCCGGGGGGATTTATCGAAATGGACGAGCCTCCGCTGGCGGCGGCGCACCGCGAACTCCAAGAAGAGACCGGCCTGACGCTCCCGTACCTACGGCAGTTCCATACCTTCGGGAAGGTAGACCGCGATCCGCGCGGGCGCACCATTTCCATTACCTATTATGGCTTTGTGCGTCCGCATGACGTGACCCACCTCGCCGCCGCTGACGACGCCGCACACCTCGACTGGTTCGATGTGCGACAACTGCCCGAACTGGCGTTCGACCACCGGGACGTATTTGAGGAAGCCTGGCGACAGCTGCAGCAACGGCTGCGCTTTTTTCCGGTCGACCGCTACTTGTTGCCCGACACCTTTACCCGGGCGCAACTCCAGACGCTCTACGGCATTTTTCTGGGCGAACCGCCTGCGGCAGAGGCATTCGTGGCATGGATGGCGCAAACCGGCCTCTACCCCCCGACGGGCCAGGACGAAACCTACCACCTCCATCCGGAGACCTACGTGCGTACGATCGAGTGGGGCCTTGACCATCCGTTGCCGTTCCGTCCGTTGTAA
- a CDS encoding carboxy terminal-processing peptidase, translated as MRRTFLFYLSLLVVIFEAQAQHYGQQAKVLVQVLEETHCQPRTRDDSFSAQLYDAFLDALDPQGLYFSDQCLQSLVPYRLQLDDALQTGNEEFLKKATALYETRLLQTDSLVQAMLARPLPYAQPDTLTLLGHRSSYRPENEQVHQKLWQKVLRYRIGSRLAERDPTLASFAKREQEMRELVRAQEHCKFQKLLYPPEGLDTHVASLFLNAVANQYDPHTAFFSGADKEGFEASLSREAYTFGFEVEEGPNGEIQVAQLMPGGPAWKSNELHKGDVVLEVQLGKDVVDPVCLTAEALNQQMQSTLADRLDITVRNAGGQLTHVKLIKIKLEVEESVIKSFVLHGPQKIGYISLPDFYTEFDSPTQLGCANDVAKAILKLKKEQITGLILDLRFNGGGSLQEAQALAGIFIDVGPLSILQDRDQKPYLLKDVNRGTIYDGPLLVLVNRFSASASELLAAALQDYNRALIVGQTTYGKASAQTILPLPDVPHAPMGFVKVTIDQLYRITGNSHQQRGVAPDVVLPDLYSYLPMSEKDEAHALSFGHVDKKVYYQPGAALPRETLRERSHKRVEHDTVFTRADEAGQLLARRFSQETAIPLELSHFQKAEAHAQQLINQLETCGRRPTTLFEVEADRYEQELLQMDTHRQELNQAVVDDLRHDAYLTEAYQVLLDFIELQSNK; from the coding sequence ATGAGAAGAACGTTCCTTTTTTACCTGAGTTTGTTGGTCGTCATTTTTGAGGCACAAGCCCAGCATTACGGCCAACAGGCGAAGGTGCTGGTGCAGGTCCTTGAGGAAACGCACTGTCAGCCCCGCACGCGCGACGACTCTTTTTCTGCCCAGTTATACGACGCTTTTCTGGACGCGCTCGATCCGCAGGGGCTCTACTTTTCGGACCAATGCCTGCAATCGCTCGTGCCGTACCGCCTCCAGCTGGACGACGCGTTGCAGACGGGGAATGAAGAGTTTCTCAAGAAGGCTACCGCCCTGTACGAAACGCGGCTCCTGCAAACCGACTCGCTGGTCCAAGCGATGCTGGCGCGTCCGTTACCGTATGCGCAGCCCGATACGCTGACGCTTCTGGGACACCGCAGCTCGTACCGTCCTGAAAACGAGCAAGTTCACCAAAAACTGTGGCAGAAAGTACTGCGCTACCGCATCGGCAGCCGTCTGGCAGAACGTGACCCTACGCTCGCTTCGTTTGCCAAGCGGGAGCAGGAGATGCGCGAACTGGTGCGAGCGCAGGAACACTGCAAATTTCAGAAGTTGCTCTACCCACCCGAAGGCCTCGATACGCACGTCGCCTCGCTGTTTTTAAATGCCGTTGCCAATCAATACGATCCACACACCGCCTTTTTTTCGGGTGCCGATAAAGAGGGATTTGAAGCCTCGTTGTCGCGCGAGGCCTATACGTTCGGTTTCGAGGTGGAAGAAGGGCCGAACGGAGAGATACAGGTGGCGCAGTTGATGCCGGGTGGACCCGCCTGGAAATCGAATGAACTGCACAAGGGCGATGTGGTGCTGGAGGTGCAACTGGGCAAAGACGTGGTCGATCCGGTTTGCCTGACCGCGGAGGCGTTGAACCAGCAGATGCAGTCCACCCTCGCCGACCGGCTGGACATCACGGTACGCAATGCCGGCGGGCAGCTGACGCACGTCAAACTAATAAAAATCAAGCTGGAGGTAGAAGAAAGTGTGATCAAGAGCTTTGTGTTGCACGGACCGCAGAAGATCGGCTACATCTCCTTGCCCGACTTCTACACAGAATTTGACTCCCCGACCCAATTGGGATGTGCCAACGATGTGGCCAAAGCCATTCTTAAGCTCAAAAAAGAACAAATCACCGGGCTGATCCTCGACCTGCGTTTTAACGGCGGTGGCTCGTTGCAGGAGGCCCAGGCGTTGGCTGGCATCTTCATCGACGTAGGCCCGCTGAGCATACTGCAGGACCGCGACCAAAAACCGTATCTACTCAAGGACGTGAACCGGGGGACGATTTACGACGGACCTCTTCTGGTGTTGGTGAATCGGTTTAGCGCTTCGGCTTCGGAATTGCTGGCGGCGGCCCTTCAGGATTATAACCGGGCCCTCATCGTCGGGCAAACGACCTATGGCAAAGCCTCCGCACAAACGATCTTACCGCTACCCGACGTGCCCCACGCCCCGATGGGCTTCGTCAAAGTGACCATCGACCAACTATACCGAATCACCGGAAACAGCCACCAGCAGCGGGGTGTCGCACCGGACGTGGTGCTGCCCGATCTGTACAGTTACCTGCCCATGAGCGAAAAAGACGAGGCGCATGCGCTCTCGTTCGGGCACGTCGACAAGAAGGTGTACTACCAGCCGGGCGCGGCGTTGCCACGCGAAACGTTGCGCGAGCGCAGCCACAAGCGAGTGGAGCACGATACGGTGTTTACCCGTGCAGACGAAGCCGGGCAACTGCTCGCCCGCCGTTTTTCGCAGGAAACCGCCATTCCGCTCGAGTTGTCACATTTTCAGAAGGCGGAAGCGCATGCGCAACAATTGATCAACCAGCTCGAAACCTGCGGTCGGCGGCCCACTACGCTGTTTGAGGTTGAAGCAGATCGCTACGAACAAGAACTCCTGCAGATGGATACGCATCGTCAGGAACTGAACCAGGCGGTGGTCGACGATCTGCGCCACGACGCCTACCTCACAGAAGCCTATCAGGTGCTTCTTGACTTCATTGAACTACAATCCAATAAATAA
- a CDS encoding nicotinate phosphoribosyltransferase: MDSLYGTSLSLLTDLYELTMAYGYWKAGRGEQEAVFNLFFRKPPFKGGYALACGLEPALEFLQTLRFTDDDLAYLAELKGSDDQPLFEVAFLDYLRDMRFSCDVDAIPEGTVVFGNEPLVRIQGPILQAQIIETALLTILNFQTLIATKAARVCQSAQGEPVLEFGLRRAQGIDGGISASRAAYIGGCAATSNVLAGKRYGIPVKGTHAHSWVMSFDSEAEAFAAYARALPNNCIFLVDTYNTLEGVQHAIEAGKRLREAGHEMNGIRLDSGDLAYLSIEARRMLDEAGFPKASIVASNDLDEYLIRSLKDQDAAITVWGVGTNLVTAYDQPALGGVYKLAALRRNDGTWEPKIKLSEQTIKVNNPGRQQVRRYRNDRGFAADMIYDLDAPPAADQAPVIIDPNDITRRKRLSPETPSEELLVPVMRAGKLVYPLPSLSDVRQRAHQQLASLHPTIKRFENPHLYPVGLEEAYYQRKLDLILKMKAINT; the protein is encoded by the coding sequence ATGGATTCACTCTACGGCACTTCGCTCAGCCTCCTGACCGACCTCTACGAACTCACGATGGCGTATGGCTACTGGAAAGCGGGACGCGGCGAACAGGAAGCAGTTTTCAATTTGTTTTTCCGCAAACCTCCGTTCAAAGGCGGATACGCGCTGGCCTGTGGACTGGAGCCCGCCCTGGAGTTTCTGCAAACGCTTCGGTTTACTGACGACGACCTGGCCTACCTGGCCGAATTGAAAGGGTCGGACGACCAGCCGCTCTTCGAAGTGGCGTTTCTGGATTACCTGCGCGACATGCGCTTCAGTTGCGACGTCGATGCCATCCCGGAAGGAACCGTGGTTTTTGGCAACGAGCCGCTGGTGCGGATACAAGGCCCCATTTTGCAGGCGCAGATTATTGAAACGGCGTTGCTAACCATCCTGAATTTCCAGACGCTGATTGCCACCAAAGCCGCGCGGGTTTGCCAGTCGGCGCAGGGGGAGCCGGTCCTGGAGTTTGGGCTACGCCGGGCCCAGGGCATCGACGGGGGCATTTCGGCCAGCCGGGCGGCTTACATCGGCGGCTGTGCGGCCACGTCGAACGTGCTGGCAGGGAAACGGTACGGTATTCCGGTGAAGGGCACGCACGCCCACAGTTGGGTCATGTCGTTCGACTCGGAAGCAGAAGCCTTTGCGGCCTACGCACGCGCCCTGCCGAACAACTGTATTTTCCTGGTCGATACTTACAACACGCTGGAGGGGGTCCAACACGCCATCGAAGCGGGAAAACGGCTGCGGGAAGCGGGCCACGAGATGAACGGCATCCGCCTCGATTCCGGTGACCTGGCGTACCTGAGCATCGAAGCCCGGCGTATGCTGGACGAGGCCGGTTTTCCTAAAGCCAGCATCGTGGCCAGCAACGACCTGGACGAATACCTGATTCGCAGTCTGAAAGACCAGGATGCGGCCATCACCGTCTGGGGTGTGGGCACCAATCTGGTGACGGCCTACGACCAGCCCGCGCTCGGCGGCGTCTATAAACTGGCGGCCCTTCGCCGCAACGACGGCACGTGGGAACCGAAGATCAAACTCTCGGAGCAAACGATCAAAGTCAATAATCCCGGTCGACAACAGGTGCGACGCTATCGGAACGACCGGGGCTTTGCGGCCGACATGATTTACGACCTGGATGCGCCCCCTGCGGCCGACCAGGCGCCCGTCATCATCGACCCCAACGACATCACCCGCCGCAAACGCCTGTCGCCCGAAACCCCTTCGGAAGAATTACTGGTGCCGGTGATGCGTGCCGGAAAGCTGGTCTATCCACTTCCGTCCCTGTCGGACGTGCGGCAGCGGGCACACCAACAGCTCGCCTCGCTGCACCCCACCATCAAACGTTTCGAAAATCCTCATCTTTACCCGGTCGGGTTAGAAGAAGCGTATTACCAGCGCAAGCTCGACCTCATCCTGAAAATGAAAGCGATCAACACATGA
- the prs gene encoding ribose-phosphate diphosphokinase, translating into MSAINKLLFSTQAYHYLKKKMLATGRFQDGLTETRLFPDGERYQRILTQPREFDAYVLGGTISDADTLELYDLASGLTELGARSLTLMIPYFGYGTMERSIKKGEIVTAKTRARLLSSIPTADYGNHILMLDLHSEGLPHYFEGNVRAFHIYAKDVIIAQAREMGGKKFVLACTDAGRAKWVESLANDMHVDAAFVFKRRINGSQTEVAHINADVQDRHVIIYDDMIRTGSSLIHAAEAYHKAGAKRIDVLTTHGLFIGNAYTELRNSGLFTLICSTDSHPNATRIQDKQYRLCSVADLLTQNALTIGA; encoded by the coding sequence ATGAGTGCTATCAATAAACTCCTGTTCAGTACCCAGGCTTACCACTACCTGAAAAAGAAAATGCTGGCCACCGGGCGGTTCCAGGACGGCCTGACCGAAACGCGCCTGTTTCCGGACGGCGAACGTTACCAGCGCATCCTGACGCAGCCTCGCGAGTTTGACGCGTATGTGCTGGGCGGCACCATTTCCGACGCGGACACGCTGGAGCTGTACGACCTGGCGTCGGGCCTGACGGAACTGGGCGCGCGTTCGCTCACCCTGATGATTCCGTACTTCGGGTACGGCACGATGGAACGCTCGATTAAAAAAGGCGAGATCGTGACGGCCAAAACGCGGGCGCGTCTGCTGTCTTCCATCCCTACCGCCGATTACGGCAACCACATCCTGATGCTCGATCTGCATTCCGAAGGGCTGCCGCACTACTTTGAAGGGAACGTGCGGGCTTTCCACATTTACGCGAAGGATGTGATCATTGCCCAGGCCCGCGAAATGGGCGGGAAAAAATTTGTGCTGGCCTGCACCGATGCCGGGCGGGCCAAGTGGGTGGAATCGCTCGCCAACGACATGCACGTCGACGCGGCGTTTGTGTTCAAACGGCGTATCAACGGCAGCCAGACCGAAGTGGCCCACATCAATGCCGACGTACAGGATCGCCACGTAATCATCTACGACGACATGATCCGGACCGGGAGTTCGCTCATTCACGCGGCCGAAGCTTATCACAAAGCGGGCGCCAAACGCATCGACGTCCTGACGACCCACGGCCTGTTTATAGGCAATGCGTACACAGAATTGCGCAACAGCGGTTTGTTCACGCTCATTTGCAGCACCGACAGCCACCCGAACGCCACGCGCATTCAGGACAAACAGTACCGCCTCTGTTCCGTGGCCGACCTCCTCACCCAGAATGCCCTGACCATCGGCGCATGA
- a CDS encoding heavy metal-binding domain-containing protein — protein sequence MTTRLISAVCLLGSALLFGCRTPQVARLTSDIYRALPADTAIRITTGDLTQAYEEIAIISVSPPAFTANARVLESLNLRLREEAALLGANAVIRVDYDMQQGDHIVPAATGTAVRVRP from the coding sequence ATGACAACACGCCTCATTTCCGCCGTTTGCCTTCTGGGAAGCGCGCTGCTGTTCGGGTGCCGCACCCCGCAGGTAGCCCGCCTGACTTCCGACATCTACAGGGCCTTGCCCGCCGACACAGCGATCCGGATTACCACCGGAGACCTGACGCAGGCTTACGAAGAAATCGCCATTATTTCTGTCAGTCCTCCGGCGTTCACGGCCAACGCCCGTGTGCTGGAGAGCCTGAACCTGCGCCTGCGCGAAGAAGCCGCACTGCTGGGTGCCAATGCCGTCATCCGTGTCGACTACGACATGCAACAGGGCGATCACATTGTGCCCGCCGCGACCGGAACCGCCGTTCGGGTGCGTCCCTGA
- a CDS encoding LytR/AlgR family response regulator transcription factor yields the protein MKAIALDDEPQALEIIRAFAAKVPFLTLEAAFTNAFSAMDHLRQAPADLLFLDIKMPDISGLDFLRSLPQRPLVIFTTAYSEHAVTSYDLDAVDYLLKPFALSRFLKACHKAEALYQLRHPTATHVFVKSGYEQIRVELDEILYLEGAGNYVVFVLTEHRKIASRLTMQEALELLPTDQFVRIHRSYVVACDKIDRLDRHDVQVGTQVLPIGANFREELLTQVGK from the coding sequence ATGAAAGCCATTGCCCTCGACGACGAGCCACAGGCCCTGGAAATCATCCGAGCCTTTGCCGCCAAAGTTCCGTTTCTGACGCTGGAAGCGGCTTTTACCAATGCTTTTTCGGCGATGGATCACCTACGGCAAGCGCCCGCGGATCTGCTGTTTCTGGACATCAAGATGCCCGATATTTCGGGGCTGGATTTTCTGCGGAGCCTGCCCCAACGTCCGCTGGTCATTTTTACCACGGCTTATTCTGAACACGCCGTTACCAGCTACGACCTCGACGCCGTCGATTACCTGCTGAAGCCCTTCGCCCTCAGCCGGTTTCTGAAGGCCTGCCACAAAGCCGAAGCCCTGTACCAGCTACGCCACCCCACAGCCACGCACGTGTTTGTGAAGAGCGGCTACGAACAGATCCGCGTCGAACTGGACGAAATTCTTTACCTGGAAGGAGCCGGAAACTACGTGGTGTTTGTCCTGACCGAGCACCGGAAGATTGCCTCCCGCCTCACGATGCAGGAAGCCCTGGAACTGTTACCGACCGACCAGTTTGTGCGGATTCATCGCTCGTACGTGGTGGCCTGCGACAAAATTGATCGCCTCGACCGGCACGACGTCCAGGTCGGCACTCAGGTGTTGCCCATCGGTGCCAATTTTCGGGAAGAGTTGCTGACGCAGGTGGGCAAGTGA
- a CDS encoding DUF4142 domain-containing protein: protein MKRRQFILTSALAVASAPLLSRFAFAKDGKIGKMDASEFQDINQEAFAKVADLDASAGALTADDQKLLLEIAMGGMMQLEASRAVVSKLTDEDVRAICNAEIEEQTGLSKKLKEIAQAKNVTLPDAPDPKVTKQVEKLQGLSGARLNHTYLQEIGVRGHELLQKTMSKVQSKAQDETLKTLAATTLPLIETHLQVSRDEMSDGGSARKA, encoded by the coding sequence ATGAAACGCCGACAATTTATCCTCACCAGTGCGCTGGCGGTGGCCAGTGCTCCTCTGCTTTCCCGGTTCGCGTTTGCCAAAGACGGGAAGATCGGAAAGATGGACGCTTCCGAATTTCAGGACATTAACCAGGAAGCCTTCGCCAAAGTGGCTGACCTTGATGCCAGTGCCGGCGCCCTCACGGCCGACGACCAGAAACTTCTGCTGGAAATTGCGATGGGCGGCATGATGCAGCTGGAAGCCAGCCGGGCCGTCGTCAGCAAACTGACCGACGAAGACGTACGCGCCATCTGCAACGCGGAAATTGAAGAGCAGACGGGCCTGAGCAAAAAGCTGAAAGAGATCGCCCAGGCGAAAAACGTAACCCTGCCGGACGCACCGGACCCCAAAGTCACCAAACAGGTAGAGAAGTTGCAGGGCCTTTCCGGTGCCCGGCTCAACCACACCTACTTGCAGGAAATCGGTGTACGGGGCCACGAACTGTTGCAGAAGACCATGAGCAAGGTGCAATCGAAAGCGCAGGACGAAACGTTAAAAACCCTGGCCGCCACGACGTTGCCTCTGATTGAAACGCATCTCCAGGTGTCGCGCGACGAGATGTCGGACGGCGGCTCTGCCCGAAAGGCGTAA
- a CDS encoding M20/M25/M40 family metallo-hydrolase has protein sequence MKHFFSLLLLFLSFSGYAQTAIVRQDPAIQKMVEDVSAENIEAIVRKLVSFGTRHTLSDTTSKKRGIGAARAWIKSEMERYATASNGRLQVTYDAFVQPADGRRVPQPTTLKNVLATLKGTDPNDPRIYIVSGHYDSRASDVMDAKIEAPGANDDASGTAVAMELARVMSQRSFPATIIFVAMVGEEQGLYGATHLAERAREEGWHVDAMITNDIVGNSYGMETGLKDNRSVRVFSEGVPAAETEESARIRTSVGGENDSPAREVARYMKEVGERYVPQLDVKLIYRRDRYLRGGDHTPFSREGFAAVRVTEMNEDFTRQHQDIRTEEGVDYGDLPDFVDYDYTQKVARMNLATLANLASAPGAPQQVGIVTANLTNRTTLRWEAPEGKAPAGYYVLMRETTSPFWEQKFYVTGTEDTLDYSKDNYFFAVQSVDAAGHESLPVFPNPMR, from the coding sequence ATGAAGCACTTTTTCTCCCTCTTGTTGCTCTTCCTTTCGTTTTCAGGCTATGCACAAACGGCGATTGTCCGGCAAGATCCCGCCATTCAGAAAATGGTAGAGGACGTCTCGGCCGAAAACATCGAGGCCATTGTTAGGAAGCTGGTCAGTTTCGGTACGCGCCATACGCTGAGCGACACCACCAGCAAAAAACGGGGCATTGGCGCGGCCCGCGCCTGGATCAAATCCGAGATGGAACGCTATGCCACCGCCTCGAACGGGCGTTTGCAGGTAACGTACGACGCGTTTGTGCAGCCCGCCGACGGACGACGCGTCCCGCAGCCGACGACGTTAAAGAACGTACTGGCGACGTTGAAAGGTACCGATCCTAACGACCCGCGCATCTACATCGTTTCCGGTCACTACGACTCCCGTGCCAGCGATGTGATGGACGCCAAAATCGAAGCACCCGGCGCCAACGACGACGCCTCAGGAACGGCCGTGGCGATGGAACTGGCCCGTGTGATGAGCCAGCGTTCGTTTCCGGCGACCATCATTTTTGTAGCGATGGTAGGGGAAGAACAAGGCCTCTACGGCGCGACGCACCTGGCCGAGCGCGCCCGCGAAGAGGGTTGGCACGTCGATGCCATGATCACGAACGACATTGTAGGGAACTCGTACGGCATGGAGACGGGTCTGAAAGACAACCGCAGCGTACGCGTGTTCAGCGAAGGTGTGCCCGCCGCTGAAACCGAAGAATCGGCACGCATCCGGACGTCGGTCGGAGGGGAGAACGACAGCCCCGCCCGCGAAGTGGCGCGGTACATGAAAGAGGTGGGCGAGCGCTACGTGCCGCAACTCGACGTGAAGCTGATCTACCGGCGCGACCGTTACCTGCGCGGGGGCGACCACACGCCGTTTTCCCGCGAAGGTTTTGCGGCGGTGCGCGTTACGGAGATGAACGAAGACTTTACCCGGCAGCACCAGGACATCCGCACCGAAGAGGGCGTCGATTACGGCGACCTGCCCGACTTCGTCGACTACGACTACACGCAGAAAGTCGCACGCATGAACCTGGCGACGCTGGCCAACCTGGCGTCGGCCCCCGGCGCGCCGCAACAGGTCGGCATCGTCACGGCCAACCTGACCAACCGTACGACCCTCCGCTGGGAAGCACCGGAAGGCAAAGCCCCCGCCGGGTATTACGTCTTGATGCGGGAAACAACCAGTCCGTTTTGGGAGCAGAAGTTTTACGTAACCGGGACGGAAGACACACTTGATTACTCGAAGGACAACTACTTCTTCGCCGTGCAGTCGGTCGATGCGGCGGGGCACGAAAGCCTGCCCGTCTTCCCGAATCCGATGCGGTAA